A segment of the Ovis canadensis isolate MfBH-ARS-UI-01 breed Bighorn chromosome 17, ARS-UI_OviCan_v2, whole genome shotgun sequence genome:
CACAGGTACACAAAACTCTGCATACAGTTTAAGAAGGTTCTGGATCTCTTTGAGACCCATCTATAGATCCTGGGTCTAAAAACTCAACATGACACTCACACTCTAATTCATGATGCAGAGAAGACCTGGGCCAAGACCAACTTTACAGAGGAGGAGGCCAAGTCAGGATGAACCCACTTTCTGAAGCAGTATGGGGGAGCAGGACTGACGGGGTACATGCAAAACAGGCTATAAATTGTGTAAATTTACCTGAAAATCAGTAAGAGCATCATACATGTGCTATTATCttattctaaaaatgtattttagttGTATCTATTATACctgtttgctgtttagtcaccaagtcatgtctgactctttgcgaccctgcagactatagcccatgaggctcctctgtccatgggatttcccaggcaagaatactggagggggctgccatttccttctccaatactatACCTGCATCTGAACAATGAAAGCACTTTGGTTCAATGGGTCACAGTCCACCAAGACCTCCACTGACGCATGTGACAAACACAGTGCCCAGGAACCTCCGGAGTTGCTCGTGTGcctcttaatattttaaaatgtaaggtgagaatgatttatttaaaatgtctttgtgTCCTTCTGACCTCAGAATTACTCTACCTTATGCACACCAGGAGTGGGAACCAAGTGGTAACACCTGGAGGCCTCCCTGCCCGCAGGGTTTGGCTGATACTGGCTAGCGGGAGCTGGAAGCTCTCCCAGAATTTCTAAGGCTCTTGGCGTGTGTGTCTCAGGGCTGCCCTCCCCTGGCCCCAGAATTATTGATGTGTGGTACTTAGTTGTTTGCCCCACTTCCGTCTGGACACAGCATTTGGCCCTTCCATGAGTTTCCGTAAGACATCCGCTCAGACTGAGCATCCCAAGATTTCAGGGGGAAGGTCTCTGTGGTCGCGAGGGTCCATACAGGACGGCGTGCAACCAGACACCACCCTGCCCTGCTGGGTCCCTCTCTTCAATTCCCTTCCCAAGTCCACTCTGCATCTTCTCGTGTCAGACTATACTGGCACACTCGAGTTCTTTGCTTTCTCACCACGTGGAGCCATTCAGCCTTCTCCAGGTCCCACCCCAAATGCAGATGTCCAGACCCATCACAGTGTTCAACAGGACAAAAGGACTCCAGATAACGTGACTCATCTTCCTTAATAGGCAACTGGGATTAATAATAATTATCTGTTACATTATAAAGGTTAGGCACttcaggggctttccaggtggcactggtggtgaagaatctgcctgccagtgcaggagacataagagatgcagtctctatccctgggtcaggaagatcccctggaggagggcatggcaactgactccagtgctctttcctggagaatcccatggatggaggagcctggcaggctacagtccatagggttgcaaagagtcagacacgactgaagcgacagcacgcAAGTACTTTAtatgtgtttatttcattttctcaagTATCTCCCAGGTTATTTTCAaaaccattttacaaatgagaaacctgaggttcagagaagttaagctcAAAGTCACAGAGTAAGGGCCCTATCACCTTCCACTTCCCCACCCCTCTTCATCTCAATCTGTGTACCAACTCGGCAATACAACTTATACTGATAACCTGCTTCCTGCCCTGTGATTGTATCAACCTCTTTCTCACCTCTTCTTCAGGGTTTgatttcaccattgagtattttTTCTATCTTCTGATATTTGCTTTCActtattattttcaaattgctGAGGATAACAGCAGGTTGTACAGAAAACATTGcttaataatttaaatttgtgGGAATAACTGAACCAAGCGTTGGAAGGCCCCTGGGAAGGCATTGGGAAACTGGGAAGTGAGCCGTGACTTCTCGCTCTCATACCTGAACCCCCAGCAGGCACAGGAGTAACTTGATGGGTGAATGTGAGTGGAAGTGTGAcctctctgccccaccccactCACACTGAAAGGGTTATCTGGATTACTTCTGCCTCAACCAGAACTGGAGCATAGACTCACCCCAAGAGGCAGATGGATGCCAGACCCACTATCAGAGTGTGGCTAAGGTCTGGGCCACCACTTAGCTGAGAGGTGTCAGGCCTTAGCAGAGGGGGGTGACAGCCATCAAGGGCCACAGCAGAGCTTGCAAAGTGGAACAGAAGCCTATGGGCAGCATGCAGATAactgtgtagtcgctcagtcgtgtccagctctttacaaccccgtggacggatagcccgccaggctcctctgggttgccatttccttaatacAAATACCAAAATGGGTCACACAGGAAACGTGAATTAATTGctaacctttaaaaataattaaattttaagtaaaaatctGGATTGTTGGTTCTTCCTTAAAAGAGCAGACCATGTGGGACCCTGAGGCTTGGTTTCCATGATGGAAACCAACAGCTACCACTAAGCAGGCCATCCTCTCAGGAGGGTGGGCTTTCTCCAGTCTGCCAAAGACCTCATGATTCCTTGGTCAACCGCTGGTCCCCTGGGCAGGGCGTCCTCACATCTTGGTTTACTGGGATGGTCCCCGTTTAGGCTTGTTGTCCATGTTCGAGTATTAACAGCAACCTCTTCACTATATCATATGGTCACCTAGACGTAATGCACAAGCCCActccaccatacacacacacacacagacagacacccccatccccaccaaaTCCATACCACTGTATGTCAAGCACAGAACCCTGTTATAAAGTGATTTTATTAAATTGATTTGGACATACTGTAGGtcaaataatattttccaaaggTAACAATTATGGACTTTAAAGCTCGACGTAAAATTAGTAGCTTCAAAAGTGTTAGTCATATTCCCCAGCAACAGCATGATAAAATAATTCAACTATGTAGAAATATAGAACTCTAGGACTAGCTGGAAACTCGTAAATCATTTAGCCTAATGTCCTCATTTTGTATGTGAGAAAACTAGACTCAAAGATTAAGCGATTTTGCCCAAGCTCACATACCTAATAGTAATAAAGCTAGAAATCAAACCAATTTTCCCTAAAACTAAAATTCTATCAGTGATATTTCAACTGGCTCGCTATCAACTAAAAGTCTAGGCTTTTCTCTAATGCTCCACACTACTGTGACATGAAAGAGGGTTAAGACACTACAGTAAATCGTAGTCGAGGAATTCAGATCTGGAAGGGGCTTTATCAAATAACTAAGCCAGCCCTCTCTTCGCAAAAAGGAGGAAAATTACGTGAAGTGACTTCCCAAAGGCTTGTTAACAGAGCTATCCAGATGAAAATCCAGATGTTAACACATGTACCCCCCACCAAATCCCATCTTCTACCTTCACCCACTCAGTTATGTGCCCTTTTTAAATCTCCTTTATGCGCTGAGGTTTTAGTTATACAAAAACCCCTTCCAgtcaaacagaagaaattaattcAAATATGAAGAGAAAATCAAGCTTTGTTTCGTATTTCGGTGACTATTTCGGGTAGTTCATTTTCCAACCTCTCAAGACAGTGGACAGACACTGCTAACCTGATCACCCAGTTCAGAGCTTTCAAAAAGCCTTAATTTCCCCCAAAGACTTCCTGAGCAAAAACGACTACATGTGGGAAATCAACGAAAACAGGAATGAGGAGAGAAACAAAGTTCAAACTTAGTTGCTTTTTGTTGTCATTGGGGACTTTTGGTCTTCTAAACATTCCTGGGGTTCCTCCACATGAGTTTTTAATATcaatgtagccaaaaaaaaaaagggggcctATAAACTTCAGGATACTGAGGGTTCAGCATCTCCCCCACCCCGCTGCTCACTACACTCACCTCCGGGCAGCGCCTTCTGCTCCGCCCACTGCACACCGCAGGGCCCCCCACCTGCGAAAGCTGGGCACCTGTGCAAGCTGGGCACCTGCGCTCCACAGCCTTCCCGCACCGCCCTTGCCCGCACAAAGGCCTCCCTGACCGCTATCtaccgccgccccccacccccacccccccaccgctCTAAATCACCACCCTAGGTTattttctccatagcacttaAATCACTATCTCACACTACATTATTTGTTTACTTGCTTATCATCTGTCTCCTCCACCAGAAGTCAACTCCACGAGAGTAGGGCCCTTGTCTGTCTTACTCAGTGGTATCCCCCGCAAggggcacagtgcctggcacataggaggtgttcaataaatatttgtccaatgaatgaagaaagaaaaggagaggttAACAGAGACTTTCCTGCCTACAAAGGAACGGATATGTAATCCTACGCATTATTGCCCAAAATTACAGAAACAGAACTATTATTAGGGATGCCTCCTACCATCCGCTTCTCCTACAGGAAAGTGGCTCCACGTGTTACTAAAGGAGCCCCAGAGGGCAGTTCTGGATGGAGAAAAGTCCTAACTCCGCTCACTTCCTCCTCCCTATTTACATTCAGCTATtgttccccccaaaaaaacaaaaaaatattcaaGTTAAAAATATGTGATGTAGCCACTAGAAAATTAAGTCTAACATAGTGACACAGTGATTAGCAGAATTCACAAAATTAAAGTTCAAGGGCGTGTATGCTTGCCAATGATTTTCTCTGATAGGCAAAGTGGCCATCATGAGTCACCTAAAACCTAAAATGAAATTTGATGCCATCTAGGAAGGGGTGGATATTTATGGGCATTTGGAGGATACACGGGTAAAATGAGTGCAGAAGCAATGGGATACATGGACAGATATGGAGAGGCTAAACCAAGTGGTAACCTCTGAAGTGCCAGAACACTACTTGGTGGGAGCTGGCCGTTTTCAGATGCATTCACCTGGGATCAAGAGAAGGAAGATCGTGAGTTCCTGAAATGGGGCAGTATCTGGGCTAACTTTTAGGTTAAGTGTAGACAGAAGGTGACTTGGGAGGCTGCGCAACCACCATGGTTTCCTGTGTATTCCACCAGAATCCCAGGAAATGCACACCCACGACTGGGACCTCACAGCCTGCCCTGGGCACACACTCACAGGAGCTCCAGATTCACAAGTTGTGCAACACACTTGGCATGAATCCAAAAACTCACCCTCACACATGCCTCCTGGAAAACAATGTTCTGCTGGGTCCTGCTGTAAAAATTTCTTGGATCAATGTAGGTATTTACAGGGTTTTTCCTTCCTAGTGGCACTTATgggttttaagaatttttttttaactcttagcAAAACACTTTATATAACTGATATTTTGAGATGGTTTCTCTCCTTTGTGTGCACTCTCTGGTGGATGCAGAGGCTGGTGCTCTGACTGAAGGCCTTCCCACACTCATCGCACTTAAAAGGTTTTTCCCCTGTGTGCACTCTCTGATGGATGCAGAGGCTGGAGCTCTGGCTGAAGGCCTTCCCACACCCACAGCACCTATAGGGCTTCTCCCCGGTGTGCACTCTCTGATGGATGCAGAGGCTGGAGCTCTGGCTGAAGGCCTTCCCACACTCATAGCATTTATAGGGCTTCTCTCCTGTGTGGACTCTCTGATGCATGCAGAGGCTGGAAGTGTGCCTGAAGGCCTTCCCACACTCTTCACATTTAAAGGGCTTCTCTCCGGTGTGCACTCTCTGATGCATGCAGAGGTTTGAACTATTGCTAAAGCCCCTTCCACACTCACTACAGACATAGGGTTTCTCACCTGTATGAACTCTCATGTGAATCTGCAGGTGTGAGCTCCAATTGAAGGCTTTGCCACACTCGTAACACTTATAGGGCTTCTCCACTGTGTGGATTTTCTTATGTCTGTTAAGTTTGGTCGTAGTACTGAAATCCTTACCGCAATCGTCACATTTATAGACCTTCTCTCCTGTGTGGTCTCGCCAATGAATATGAAGTTCTGATATATGAAAGAAACCCTTGTCACACTTGTCACATTTATGGGGCTTCTCAGCAGTGTGAATTTTCTGATGCATAAAAAGATCTGCTCTCTCAGAGAAAAACTCCCTGCACATGGGGCACTTGTAGATCATGGTTCCTATTTGGTATCGTGATTTAGAGATTTCCTTACAAAGACTACAGTTACAGGCGGCTGTCTCAGAGTCTCTCATTTGGCCATGGTGGCGTTTATCTCAAGCTGGCTCTATGTGGGAGGTCTGAGGTCGGCCTAAGCTTTTCCCTGCCTGTCTTTCTATGGAAGGTTTCTTCCTGCATAGTGTTCCTCACTATTATTACTGGTTATAAAGTGACATGTATATCCACATCAACTCTGGAACTCATTAACACAGCACTTTCTTTTAGATCCTGAGCTGTCAACATTCCAAGAGGCTGCCAGGGTGCAAACCTTTGTGCTTTTAAGCCCCTGGAATCTTCCTCTTGCAGAATAATCTCGTTCGTCTCACTTGCAGGGAAAGGCCTGCCCAGTGTCCCCTGCAGCCGAGGGCGCGGTCCTGCGTGCTGGCCTCGGTCCCCGGGAGCCTCCCCTTGCAGAGGCACTATGACATCCTGCTTCCTTCGCATCAGACAGGAGCCTCCCAGGAAGCAAGCACCGTGGGTCCAGGCGTGTCAACCCTTCCTTGTGAGGTCTCCCTGCACAGCTGTTGCTCTGGTGGTCTCCTGTAACAGAAACGTAAACACATACACTGAAAATGCCTTTCTCGTCCAGAAAATTGCCATGGATTCTATAATTAATTTCCAATAAGCAAGACAGTGGTGACACAGACCTTCTGTGATCTTGAGGAAGGAGCTCTCTCTTCCAGAGATGTATCTCTTGGATTTGCAGGTCTAAAGAAGAGAATATGTAGATATCATGCTCCCATTCACAGTCCACACACATAATCCAATTACAACCACTGACTGTAATTATCTAAGCAACACCAAGGGCTAATATtattgaaaaagagaagaaatcctCAGAAGACCTACATGTGAGTATGAGAAGCAGCTGTCTACACAAAGGAGCAATAAGGAAAACTCCCTCCACTTGGAACCTCAGAAGGAACAATGCTGCTGCTTCTGGAGCTGAAACACAATACTGAGGAGTCCTCCAATCCAGAGAAAGTAAATATATGACATGTCAGCATCAAGAGTCATTCCCTCGCTTAACTGTCCCAATGGTTTCCTGATGTTCTTAGAATCCCAATTCTTAACCTAAAACCCAAGGTCCTGCATGGCCCTGCCCCCACCTGTTCCAACTTCACACACGGCTGGGTGTGTCAgctgcctctctctcctcttcctcaagAAGGCTCCTGGCTAAGACTCTATTTAAGTCTCTTATTTGATTCCTTCAGAGTACAGTGAACTTGTAATTATCTAATTGTTCCTTGCTTTTTGTTCTGTCTCCTGTGCTAGAAAGTAAACACCAGGAGGGAGGAACTTAGTATGTTGCTCACTTACATTCTGGCCAAGCAGGTGTTCAATGGATACCTACTGGATGCATCCACAGGGTACTTAATGACATCTCCTCTCTCCCGCAGAtatgtcctgcttcattctggtACAGCAGGTAAAGGTATATTTTCCACTGCCTTATTACCAGACTTTTGATAACCAACATGGGACAAAATATACACCAAATAGACACAGAAGAAAATCCCCAAGTACTCAATCTGAAATCTTCTGAGGTTTAGGATGCCTTAGCTACATTTTCATGTCCTGTATTATGCTCAGCAAGTGATACTTCAGTTACTTAGTTAATGAAATAAACAGATCTTAGAATAACATTCTCAATACTATGCTCAATACAAAGACAGGGTACACAAGGGCTTGAGGTTTCTTTAAcattaaaatcacaaaataaggggacctccccggtggtccagcagttacgattccaagcttccaatgcaagggatgcaggttcaatccctggtcggggaacaaagatcctacatgccaagtGGCAtggcccaaaaaagaaaaaaaaaagcaaaataaacagaaCTGTTTCCAGATGGAAGTGTCAGAATAAGGTAATTCATCTAAACAACCAAGGTTtcagcaaaagaaaatataatcagtgtgtgaaaaattatatatgcatcTATCTATCCCAAGATATACTGGCAAAATAGGAGATGGCCAGTTTATTCACTCATGCGGTACCTGTCACAGCAAAACTGCAGGCAGCCCAAGGCCCACCCACTGGGGAGGGCTTAAACCAACTATGGGGCTTCCTTACAGGGAACTACTGCTCAGCCATCAAAACGAGGGAAGAATGGGGACGAGCATGATGTACTGACACTAGTAAGCCCAGGGGctggtgctggtggtttagttgctaagtcgtgtccaactcttgtgaccccatggactgtagcctgccaggctcctctgtccatgggattctacaggcaagaatactggagtgggttgccattcccttctccaggcccaGATAATACTatctaggaaaaacaaaacaaggcacAGATTAATATATCCAACCTGCTAACTTTTGTGCAAAAAAGGCGGGGAATGTGAATTATTTACATTTATCTTTATGTGATGTATAAAAGTAAACATGGAGAAAGATAATACAAAAcgaactttttattgaagtataatttacaatgttctgttagttccaggtgtacaacaAGTGATTCTGTTAGACATTTAGATATATATCCCTTTCCAGATTgtggttattgcaagatattgagtatagctccTTGTGCTTGAGTtgagtaggtccttgctgttttctattttatatgtagtagcatgcatatgttaatcccaaatgccTATTTTATCTCCTCCACTTATCCTGCTTGGTAAcatttaagtttgttttctacatctgaaagtctgtttttgtttaatacaaaatgaatttaaacaggaagaagaagaaaaggatgaaGTAAAATTTCTCTGAATGTAACATTATGTTGTTTTGGCTTTGgaaacatatgtttatatattcaaaaaatgaaattaaataaacaagaaaagcagttcctaaaattttaaaacaaactgaagaaaatgaacCTTAACTTTCCTGTTATCCACAAAAAACTTTTAAGTACAAGAGATTGAATGTCCATACTTGGAGGGAAGTTCTGTTGATAAATAAAGCTGCAAAGAACTTAAACTTCTTTCATAGTTTAACTGACTTATAACAAATGTATGTTCATAAAGTAGGATAATGCAAATAACTCATTATGGTAATGTTGTTGGGAACCAAGAttcaaagtgaaagaagtgagaTACTgacataaaatcaaaattaagaaaaaaaatcttataatgtAAAATTTGATTTAGAAATATCTGTTTGAATTCAtgtttcccttcctcttttttttttcagggtatcCACCAAAAAGGCCTGTAAACAATGATAACCAACAGCAGTGGTCCCTTCTCTTATGGAACCTTCTCCACCAAATGGCACAGGGATCTTTGCAGAGTGGCTGGTCTCAAGGCCAGAGCAGCACTTTACACAGTGAGCCTTGGGACACCTTGTTACGCCAGAATGTGAGGAGTCATGCCAAAGAACACAGATGCCAACTTATGAATAGACTCCCATTGGCCAAAACTGGGACAACTGAGCGTCAGAAGGAATGATGAATGTGATCCATTGAAACACACCAAATATACAAAATCCCTGAATTCACAGTGACGACAAGGGGTGGGGAGgcatggagagagaaagagggacagacagagacagagagacagactcaAGGCACTAGACTAAACTGAAAGTTACAGAATACCAACTTTTACCTTTTTTGAAACTTGgcaattaaaaggaaagaatgtcTTCCTCTATAAACTCTTTCAAGAGAATGCAACAAGCCAGCTAGTAAATGTGCAACTGTAACGAAATGAATGATTCAGACCATGGCAAGAAATGGGCAAAAACCTCAGATTAAAGACTGATCAAGAACTTCTTATACTTTTGAGGATCCCACTATCAACCCTGGATCCCCTTATCATGTCAACATACTCCAAGAGGAGCAAGTACACCCCCTGC
Coding sequences within it:
- the ZNF664 gene encoding zinc finger protein 664 isoform X1 — its product is MRDSETAACNCSLCKEISKSRYQIGTMIYKCPMCREFFSERADLFMHQKIHTAEKPHKCDKCDKGFFHISELHIHWRDHTGEKVYKCDDCGKDFSTTTKLNRHKKIHTVEKPYKCYECGKAFNWSSHLQIHMRVHTGEKPYVCSECGRGFSNSSNLCMHQRVHTGEKPFKCEECGKAFRHTSSLCMHQRVHTGEKPYKCYECGKAFSQSSSLCIHQRVHTGEKPYRCCGCGKAFSQSSSLCIHQRVHTGEKPFKCDECGKAFSQSTSLCIHQRVHTKERNHLKISVI